One Ethanoligenens harbinense YUAN-3 genomic window carries:
- the murD gene encoding UDP-N-acetylmuramoyl-L-alanine--D-glutamate ligase: protein MVIRLDSRLDAFYRSLRGKRICMLGIGRSNTPLIKTFMEKGAQVCACDKRTREQLGSVADELESAGAALQLGETYLKSLDFDVIFRTPGIRYTLPELEEARARGVAVTSEMEVFFEVCPCRIIAVTGSDGKTTTTTLISEILKREGRRVHLGGNIGRPLLPEIETIREDDVAVVELSSFQLISMRRSPDVAVITNITPNHLDMHKDMVEYIQAKKHIFLHQNGCSKTVLNFDNAITVPMAEEVRGQCLGFSLKEPPRFGCYTDADGVIWFLSGEQKHYVMHRDDILLPGSHNVENYMAAAAAVWGLAKPETILGVARSFTGVEHRIELVRELDGVRYYNDSIATTPSRTLAGLRAFSQKVILIAGGYDKHIPFDVLGPAAVQSVKCLILLGATADKIATAVEGAEGYATGEPPILRVSGLEEAVQTARAQAASGDVVLLSPACASFDMFKDFETRGDLFKNIVNAL from the coding sequence ATGGTGATACGATTGGATTCGAGGTTGGACGCGTTTTATCGCAGCCTGCGCGGCAAGCGCATCTGCATGCTCGGCATCGGCCGCAGCAATACGCCTTTGATAAAGACTTTCATGGAAAAAGGCGCGCAGGTGTGCGCCTGCGACAAGCGTACGCGTGAGCAATTGGGCAGTGTGGCCGACGAACTGGAATCGGCCGGTGCCGCGCTGCAACTGGGCGAGACCTATCTGAAAAGCCTGGATTTTGATGTGATCTTCCGCACACCGGGCATCCGCTATACCCTGCCGGAACTGGAGGAAGCCCGCGCGCGCGGCGTAGCCGTCACCTCCGAGATGGAAGTGTTTTTTGAAGTGTGCCCCTGCAGGATCATTGCGGTAACCGGCTCGGACGGCAAAACCACAACGACCACGCTCATTTCCGAAATTCTCAAACGCGAGGGGCGGCGGGTGCATTTGGGCGGAAACATCGGGCGGCCACTTTTGCCGGAGATCGAAACGATCCGCGAGGATGACGTAGCTGTAGTGGAGCTTTCGAGTTTTCAGCTTATTTCCATGCGGCGCAGCCCGGATGTTGCGGTCATCACCAATATCACGCCCAACCATCTCGATATGCATAAGGATATGGTGGAATATATCCAGGCCAAAAAACATATTTTTCTACATCAGAACGGCTGCAGTAAGACAGTACTCAATTTTGACAACGCCATCACCGTCCCGATGGCAGAGGAAGTGCGCGGGCAATGCCTGGGATTCAGCCTGAAAGAACCGCCGCGTTTCGGCTGCTACACCGATGCGGACGGCGTGATCTGGTTTTTGTCCGGTGAGCAGAAGCATTACGTGATGCACCGGGACGATATTTTGCTGCCTGGCAGCCACAATGTGGAAAATTATATGGCGGCCGCAGCGGCGGTCTGGGGGCTGGCCAAACCGGAAACCATTTTGGGCGTGGCACGCAGCTTTACCGGCGTGGAACACCGCATTGAACTGGTGCGTGAGCTCGACGGCGTGCGGTACTACAATGACTCGATTGCTACGACGCCTTCACGGACGCTGGCCGGCTTACGCGCGTTTTCACAGAAGGTCATCCTGATTGCCGGCGGATATGACAAGCACATTCCGTTCGATGTGCTGGGCCCGGCTGCGGTGCAGAGCGTCAAATGTCTGATCTTGCTCGGCGCTACAGCCGACAAGATCGCCACCGCAGTCGAAGGCGCGGAAGGTTATGCCACCGGGGAGCCGCCGATCCTGCGGGTCTCCGGCCTGGAGGAGGCTGTGCAAACGGCTCGCGCACAGGCTGCCTCCGGGGATGTGGTGCTGCTTTCTCCCGCCTGTGCCAGTTTCGATATGTTCAAAGATTTTGAGACCCGCGGCGATCTGTTTAAAAATATTGTAAACGCTCTTTAA
- a CDS encoding GNAT family N-acetyltransferase: MISQIDDEQAVWLLPFFARRATDSVRIASLLDAYGTGHAFFSIYLQDHHRAVLAQIDDTFLLMDRGADYADLARFFQWSPNFARLMGAYAPLEKIAARLPGGVLDRYVRMAAYAVIPANVPEVRIERSPDLRDVYAVEGATCAPFNAWYVDISHRIRHGCARAYLVRVDDEPAAACLISAESRWAGLISSVATGKAWRGRGFATALVQAACADLLGCGKLPVLECAFSLCTFYTRLGFLRDCEIGTYMPADTGRRRLVKALEAEDTL, encoded by the coding sequence ATGATCTCGCAGATCGATGATGAGCAGGCTGTATGGCTCTTGCCGTTTTTTGCACGCCGGGCAACGGATTCGGTACGCATTGCCTCCCTGCTCGATGCCTATGGTACCGGTCATGCTTTTTTTTCCATCTATTTGCAGGATCATCATCGCGCGGTGCTGGCACAGATCGACGACACGTTTCTGCTGATGGATCGGGGGGCGGATTACGCCGACTTGGCGAGATTTTTCCAGTGGAGTCCGAATTTTGCAAGGCTGATGGGCGCATACGCACCTCTGGAGAAAATTGCGGCGCGGCTGCCCGGGGGTGTGCTTGACCGATATGTGCGCATGGCGGCCTATGCGGTCATTCCCGCAAACGTACCCGAGGTCCGGATTGAACGCAGCCCTGACCTGCGGGACGTTTACGCGGTGGAAGGGGCAACCTGCGCCCCGTTTAACGCGTGGTATGTGGATATCAGCCATCGCATCCGGCATGGATGCGCACGTGCATATCTGGTGCGGGTGGACGACGAGCCTGCCGCCGCTTGCCTCATCAGCGCGGAGAGCCGCTGGGCGGGGCTCATCAGCAGCGTGGCCACCGGAAAAGCGTGGCGGGGCAGGGGATTTGCAACCGCGTTGGTTCAGGCAGCCTGTGCCGATCTGCTCGGCTGCGGGAAGCTTCCCGTTCTGGAATGCGCATTCTCACTCTGCACGTTTTATACCCGCCTTGGATTTTTGCGGGATTGTGAAATTGGTACATACATGCCCGCAGATACGGGTAGACGTCGTTTGGTCAAAGCCCTTGAGGCCGAAGACACATTGTAA
- a CDS encoding glycoside hydrolase family 25 protein — MRRTGGIVLSVSVALGLFFCQPQHVSAANISPGSTTLYHVIDIYHGDSVDWSSLPVGGADGLSAIYMKATEGANYTDPAISSEVAGAVGRGLKFGFYHWLHPSTDQNYVAAQASHFYDVIKNYGYSCLPALDVEVTDGFSDAVLVQSMHTFLDTFQRLSGQDIMIYANPYYVNNHFQNDTSLAKYRLWLADYGGEYVYPETPHSAGAASFDSVNIWPHWDMWQYAGTYDGCPGLHLSSLNGGAYGDGDWATVGIFINTPSSLAAIDSPRGNTYTDSVTVSGWEMARSGVSRVDFYLDNLQWLGSTSALYPRGDAQNALNCSGYYLDPDKCGFTSPAFNTHDWSDGQHTIHAAGIANDGSVRWDDYSFYTKDGAITTIDSPGNTNYYSALPVSGWMLNRSGQQRVDYYIDNFQSLGSNNGNFVKRFDVQSIVNANNSFPLGAVNSGYVNTLPLTSIGPGTHTLWVAGIGGDGTVKWQNHTFTVAPSCMCVDSPRGDVPGGNVTVSGWALEHAGIQRIDVYLDLVTGPVKRYTTSDFFSRPDVHKIVDPSGNYPSTSNSGFSLTIPAADLSPGVHTVYVAAIGWDNTVQWSVNSFTVK; from the coding sequence GTGAGGAGAACAGGAGGCATCGTTCTTTCCGTTTCCGTTGCGCTGGGGCTGTTTTTCTGTCAGCCGCAGCATGTTTCCGCGGCCAATATCTCGCCTGGCAGTACGACCCTATACCATGTAATTGATATTTATCATGGAGACAGTGTAGATTGGTCGTCTTTGCCAGTGGGGGGGGCAGATGGGCTGAGCGCCATTTACATGAAAGCGACGGAAGGCGCCAACTATACCGATCCTGCCATATCGTCTGAGGTGGCAGGAGCAGTGGGTAGAGGGCTGAAATTCGGATTCTACCATTGGCTGCATCCCAGCACCGACCAGAACTATGTTGCGGCGCAAGCCAGTCATTTTTATGACGTTATCAAGAATTACGGGTATAGCTGTTTACCGGCTCTGGATGTGGAGGTGACGGACGGCTTTTCCGACGCTGTGCTTGTGCAGAGCATGCATACGTTTCTGGATACGTTCCAGAGGTTGAGTGGTCAGGATATCATGATCTACGCGAACCCGTATTACGTCAACAACCATTTCCAAAACGACACCTCGTTGGCCAAATATCGGTTGTGGCTGGCAGACTATGGCGGCGAATATGTCTATCCGGAGACACCGCACTCGGCCGGGGCCGCGTCATTTGACAGTGTCAACATCTGGCCGCATTGGGACATGTGGCAATATGCTGGTACATATGATGGCTGCCCTGGCCTACATTTAAGCAGTTTGAATGGAGGTGCTTATGGTGACGGTGACTGGGCCACCGTAGGTATTTTCATCAACACGCCTTCTTCGCTGGCCGCTATTGATTCACCCAGGGGCAATACCTATACCGACAGCGTGACGGTCTCCGGGTGGGAAATGGCACGTTCCGGCGTTTCTCGGGTGGACTTCTATCTGGATAATTTACAGTGGCTCGGCTCTACCAGCGCCCTTTACCCACGGGGTGATGCGCAAAACGCACTGAACTGTTCCGGATATTATCTCGATCCGGATAAATGCGGCTTTACGTCTCCCGCCTTCAATACACATGACTGGAGTGACGGGCAGCATACCATTCACGCCGCCGGTATCGCCAATGATGGCAGCGTGCGGTGGGATGACTATTCGTTCTATACGAAAGACGGCGCCATCACAACGATCGACTCACCTGGAAACACGAATTATTACAGTGCTTTACCTGTTTCCGGTTGGATGCTTAACCGTTCCGGTCAGCAGCGCGTGGATTATTATATAGACAACTTTCAGTCGCTGGGCAGCAACAACGGCAATTTTGTCAAGCGTTTTGATGTGCAGTCTATTGTAAACGCAAATAACAGTTTCCCCCTGGGTGCCGTGAACAGCGGATATGTCAATACTCTACCGCTTACGTCGATCGGCCCCGGGACCCACACGCTCTGGGTGGCAGGCATTGGAGGAGATGGAACCGTGAAGTGGCAGAACCACACCTTTACAGTTGCGCCTTCCTGTATGTGTGTGGATTCCCCGAGAGGGGATGTGCCGGGCGGCAATGTGACGGTTTCAGGTTGGGCACTGGAACATGCGGGCATTCAGCGAATTGACGTTTATCTGGATCTTGTGACCGGACCTGTCAAAAGATACACCACATCCGATTTCTTCAGCCGGCCCGATGTTCATAAGATTGTGGATCCGAGCGGGAACTATCCCAGCACATCGAACAGCGGATTTTCCCTGACCATTCCGGCCGCAGATCTTTCTCCCGGCGTGCATACCGTGTACGTGGCGGCTATTGGCTGGGACAATACGGTGCAGTGGAGCGTAAACAGCTTTACCGTGAAGTAA
- a CDS encoding tocopherol cyclase family protein: MPLQDLMLPEIFQGKNATPPYFEGWYFRLQNGMSSISLIPGICLEPRPHAYIQYLNAERKHSAYWEYPIGDFHFDPNHFEIFIGKNIFSAEYIHLDTSLLFGEVFFRERVPFSSHRLNTGMMGPFAFLPFMQCNHGVVTIHSKLNGSLTDESGTADFTGGIGYIEKDWGKAFPQPYLWTQAHFADSTFMLCLARVPTPVGSITGILSFLYTKGQRYLFATYTGARLSSICRTEDGALHLDICTPHHRLFVRLRARGGLSLRAPGTHGMDRAIYEDPNAAITVRLATLCGRTICQGHSTHAGAEVVGDILSLKQ, translated from the coding sequence ATGCCGCTGCAGGACTTGATGTTGCCTGAAATCTTTCAAGGGAAAAACGCTACGCCCCCGTATTTTGAAGGCTGGTATTTTCGCCTGCAAAACGGTATGAGCAGCATATCGCTCATACCCGGTATCTGTCTTGAGCCCAGACCGCATGCATACATTCAATACCTGAATGCGGAACGGAAGCATTCCGCCTATTGGGAATATCCCATCGGGGATTTTCATTTTGATCCAAACCATTTTGAAATTTTCATCGGAAAAAACATCTTTTCAGCAGAATATATCCATCTGGATACATCTCTGTTGTTCGGTGAAGTCTTTTTCAGGGAGCGTGTCCCCTTTTCTTCCCACCGTTTGAATACGGGAATGATGGGCCCGTTTGCTTTCCTCCCGTTCATGCAGTGCAACCACGGTGTTGTTACCATCCACAGCAAGCTGAACGGAAGTCTGACCGACGAATCGGGGACGGCCGATTTCACCGGAGGAATCGGATATATCGAAAAAGATTGGGGAAAAGCGTTTCCGCAGCCATACCTCTGGACACAGGCCCATTTTGCGGACAGCACATTCATGCTCTGCCTTGCCCGTGTTCCCACGCCAGTCGGCTCCATCACCGGTATTCTGTCTTTTTTATACACCAAAGGGCAAAGATATCTGTTTGCCACATACACCGGTGCCCGCCTTTCCTCCATTTGCCGAACGGAAGACGGTGCGTTGCATTTGGATATTTGTACCCCACATCACAGACTATTTGTTCGTTTACGCGCCCGGGGAGGACTCTCTTTAAGAGCACCCGGTACTCACGGCATGGACCGGGCCATATACGAAGATCCAAACGCGGCCATCACTGTGCGTTTGGCCACCCTCTGCGGCCGCACAATCTGTCAGGGGCATAGCACCCATGCGGGCGCTGAGGTTGTGGGCGATATCCTTTCTCTGAAGCAATAA
- a CDS encoding polysaccharide deacetylase family protein, with amino-acid sequence MKKHTLIFAAVVTALCVALAFFVIQLVPRGIAAAAAKKELPIYCVDRTEKIASLSFDAAWGAEDTPTLIRILNEHHVHATFFVVGQWVDKYPDAVKALSDAGNEVMNHSDTHPHMPSLSREAMQAQVSQCDQKIEKITGKKPTLFRPPYGDYNNTVIETLRGMDHDVIQWDVDSLDWKGISADAIQKRVLSKVRPGSIVLFHNAALHTPEALPGIIDSLQKDGYQLVPISQLIYHGAYTIDTQGRQHAVTSSTESSHAADAASTGLF; translated from the coding sequence TTGAAAAAACACACATTGATTTTTGCGGCTGTGGTTACAGCGCTTTGCGTGGCTCTGGCTTTTTTTGTCATCCAATTGGTTCCGCGCGGCATCGCGGCCGCAGCCGCAAAAAAGGAATTGCCTATCTACTGTGTGGATCGAACGGAAAAAATCGCAAGCCTTTCATTCGATGCCGCATGGGGAGCCGAGGATACGCCGACGCTCATCCGTATTTTGAACGAGCACCATGTACATGCCACGTTTTTTGTGGTGGGCCAGTGGGTGGATAAATATCCGGACGCGGTCAAGGCCCTTTCGGACGCGGGCAACGAGGTGATGAACCACTCGGACACCCACCCCCACATGCCGTCTCTCTCCCGGGAAGCCATGCAGGCACAGGTCAGCCAGTGTGACCAGAAGATCGAAAAGATCACCGGCAAAAAGCCCACGCTTTTCCGTCCGCCATATGGGGATTATAACAACACGGTTATTGAAACGCTTCGCGGCATGGACCATGATGTGATACAATGGGATGTGGACAGCCTGGACTGGAAAGGAATCTCCGCAGATGCGATCCAGAAACGCGTTTTGTCCAAAGTGCGCCCCGGTTCCATCGTCCTGTTCCACAACGCCGCTCTGCACACGCCCGAAGCTCTGCCCGGTATCATCGACAGCCTGCAAAAAGACGGCTACCAGTTGGTGCCTATTTCCCAGTTGATCTACCATGGGGCCTATACCATTGATACGCAGGGGCGGCAGCATGCCGTCACATCGTCAACCGAAAGCAGCCATGCGGCAGATGCGGCCTCTACCGGCCTTTTCTGA
- the metF gene encoding methylenetetrahydrofolate reductase [NAD(P)H] has product MKISTILQQDKIHVSCEIFPPKQSGKLQQTEEVVKELAAVHPDFISVTYGAGGSTKANTVRLADIVQKHGIPALAHLTCVSSTQEMVRDTLAELRQNHIENVLALRGDLPQDGNVPVQQQYRYASELVCEIRSQGDFCIGAACYPEGHVESTSREEDIAHLKEKVECGCDFLTTQMFFDNNVFYSFLYRILAKDIRVPVVAGVMPVTNARQIARICALSGAALPPRFSNMADRFANDPASMRQAGIAYATEQIIDLISNGVRAIHLYTMNQPDVALKIFENISEIIK; this is encoded by the coding sequence ATGAAAATCAGTACCATATTGCAACAGGATAAGATTCATGTATCCTGTGAGATTTTTCCGCCGAAACAGAGCGGCAAATTGCAGCAGACCGAGGAGGTCGTCAAGGAGCTGGCGGCCGTCCACCCGGATTTCATCAGTGTGACATATGGAGCGGGCGGCAGCACCAAAGCCAATACCGTCCGTCTTGCCGACATCGTGCAGAAACATGGTATTCCCGCATTGGCGCATCTCACCTGTGTGTCCTCCACCCAAGAGATGGTGCGGGACACGCTTGCGGAGCTGCGCCAAAACCATATCGAGAACGTGCTGGCGTTGCGCGGTGATCTGCCGCAAGACGGAAACGTCCCGGTGCAGCAACAATACCGGTATGCGAGCGAGCTGGTATGTGAGATCCGTTCGCAGGGAGATTTCTGCATCGGCGCCGCCTGCTATCCGGAGGGGCATGTGGAATCCACAAGCCGGGAAGAAGACATTGCGCATCTCAAGGAAAAAGTGGAATGCGGCTGCGATTTTCTCACGACACAAATGTTTTTTGACAACAATGTGTTTTACAGTTTTCTTTACCGCATTCTGGCGAAGGATATTCGCGTGCCTGTCGTCGCGGGCGTGATGCCGGTAACCAATGCTAGGCAGATCGCACGCATCTGCGCCCTTTCGGGCGCGGCGCTGCCGCCGCGTTTTTCCAATATGGCCGACCGATTTGCAAACGACCCGGCTTCCATGCGGCAGGCGGGTATTGCCTACGCGACCGAGCAGATCATCGACCTGATCTCCAACGGGGTGCGGGCCATCCATCTTTATACGATGAACCAGCCGGATGTGGCTTTGAAAATTTTTGAAAACATTTCGGAGATCATAAAATAA
- a CDS encoding vitamin B12 dependent-methionine synthase activation domain-containing protein, whose amino-acid sequence MLEIRQKEVLRYLGYRGQPADESVLKKIRQCSELLLESAAPRMVSASYPLTLEVGDVVAIGTMRVTSHILWNHLRGCTEAVLFAATLGPGPDVLLRRYAQVDVSTMVILQACAAELIERYCDVCEETIREESAERGLFLRPRFSPGYGDFDIRHQRDFIERLACSKRIGLTMTEGYVLAPSKSVTAVIGLTPEQQSCHTEKCASCSKMDCVFRRG is encoded by the coding sequence ATGCTGGAAATCAGGCAAAAGGAAGTCCTGCGGTATTTGGGCTACCGCGGTCAGCCCGCGGACGAAAGCGTTCTGAAAAAGATCCGGCAGTGCTCAGAGCTGTTGCTGGAAAGCGCCGCTCCTCGCATGGTCAGTGCGTCCTATCCGCTTACGCTGGAAGTGGGCGATGTGGTGGCCATCGGCACGATGCGGGTGACGAGCCACATCCTTTGGAACCATCTGCGCGGCTGTACGGAAGCGGTCCTGTTTGCGGCCACACTGGGGCCGGGGCCGGACGTATTGCTACGCCGGTATGCTCAGGTGGACGTTTCCACTATGGTGATTTTGCAGGCTTGCGCGGCGGAGCTTATCGAACGTTACTGCGACGTCTGCGAGGAAACCATTCGGGAAGAATCCGCGGAACGGGGACTTTTTCTGCGTCCGCGTTTCAGCCCGGGGTACGGCGATTTCGATATCCGCCATCAGCGCGATTTTATTGAGCGGCTCGCCTGCTCCAAGCGAATTGGGCTGACGATGACGGAGGGGTATGTGCTGGCTCCATCGAAATCCGTGACGGCCGTAATTGGCCTGACGCCCGAACAGCAGAGCTGCCACACAGAAAAGTGCGCGTCCTGCTCAAAAATGGATTGCGTATTCAGAAGGGGATAA
- a CDS encoding homocysteine S-methyltransferase family protein, which translates to MRVLEDLGKRIVFFDGGMGTLLQAKGLEPGELPELWNLTHADVVRDIHSAYRAAGAEIIKTNTFGANRFKYPEAGLLERVITEGVRLAKEAAGSDGLVAMDIGPTGKLLEPIGDLPFERAVEVFGEEAEIGAKAGADLILIETMTDTYECKAAVLAAKERTNLPVFATLVSDDKGKLLTGGDIPSAVALLEGLGVNALGLNCGFGPDLMRRLLPGLLECASVPVIINPNAGLPKTERGRTIYTIGPDAFAGEMREIVRGGAWIVGGCCGTTPEYIAAEVRTCKNIVPVPLVPKRHTVVSSYAKAVDFAHIAPVLIGERINPTGKPRLKQALRDGDIDYVLQEGIAQMQLGAHVLDVNVGLPELDEPNVMAKVVSALQGVVDIPLQIDTSSPEAMERALRLYSGKALINSVNGKEESMHAIFPLVKKYGGVVVALTLDESGIPATAEGRVQIARKIMETAATYGIAPENLLVDPLVMTISAGQENAAVTLEALERIHRELGLHTSLGVSNVAFGLPEREKLNAAFFTMALQRGLDAAIVNPKSQAMMDVYRAYRALSGKDEQCMEYIAAYSGQKEKTAPLSHGEIISLFDAIVTGLKTSAAEAAEQLVVTKQPLDIIEEQLIPALDQVGYDFETGVLFLPQLLMSAEAARAAFEVLRGKLDVDGQKTRKAKVILATVKGDIHDIGKNIVKILLQNYSYEVIDLGKNVLPADVVKTARNEQVHLVGLSALMTTTVENMEETIRQLRKDVPACKIMVGGAVLNAEYAARIGADFYAKDAMGAVRYAEQLFEDTVG; encoded by the coding sequence ATGCGTGTTCTGGAAGATCTGGGGAAACGGATTGTCTTTTTCGACGGCGGGATGGGTACCTTATTGCAGGCTAAAGGGCTTGAACCGGGTGAACTGCCCGAGCTGTGGAATCTGACGCATGCGGATGTGGTGCGGGATATCCACAGCGCTTACCGCGCCGCCGGCGCGGAGATCATCAAAACCAATACCTTTGGCGCCAACCGTTTCAAATATCCGGAAGCGGGCCTTTTGGAACGTGTCATTACTGAAGGCGTGCGGCTGGCCAAAGAGGCGGCCGGATCGGACGGGCTGGTGGCGATGGACATCGGCCCTACCGGTAAATTGCTGGAACCGATAGGCGATCTGCCCTTTGAGCGCGCGGTGGAGGTGTTCGGCGAGGAGGCGGAGATTGGTGCAAAAGCGGGCGCCGATCTTATCCTGATCGAAACGATGACCGACACGTATGAATGCAAAGCCGCCGTACTGGCCGCCAAGGAACGAACCAACCTGCCGGTTTTCGCCACCCTTGTTTCGGATGATAAGGGCAAGCTGCTTACGGGAGGAGATATTCCCTCGGCGGTGGCGTTGCTGGAAGGCTTGGGGGTGAACGCGCTCGGTCTCAACTGCGGGTTTGGGCCGGATTTGATGCGCCGCCTGTTGCCCGGATTGCTGGAATGCGCGTCGGTTCCCGTTATCATCAACCCAAATGCAGGTCTGCCTAAAACCGAGCGCGGACGCACCATATACACCATCGGACCGGACGCGTTCGCCGGGGAGATGCGGGAAATTGTACGCGGCGGAGCATGGATCGTCGGCGGCTGCTGCGGTACCACGCCGGAATATATCGCCGCAGAAGTGCGCACATGCAAAAACATAGTTCCCGTGCCGCTGGTTCCTAAAAGGCATACGGTGGTTTCCTCATATGCCAAAGCGGTCGATTTCGCCCACATCGCGCCGGTGCTGATCGGGGAGCGCATCAACCCTACCGGAAAGCCGCGGCTCAAACAGGCGCTGCGCGACGGCGATATCGACTATGTACTGCAGGAAGGCATCGCACAGATGCAGCTGGGCGCGCATGTGCTGGATGTCAACGTCGGTCTGCCGGAACTGGACGAACCAAATGTGATGGCAAAAGTGGTTTCCGCATTGCAGGGCGTGGTGGACATTCCACTGCAGATCGATACGTCTTCGCCGGAGGCAATGGAACGTGCTTTGCGGCTTTACAGCGGCAAAGCACTCATCAATTCGGTCAATGGCAAGGAAGAATCCATGCATGCCATCTTTCCGTTGGTAAAAAAATACGGCGGCGTGGTGGTCGCCCTTACACTGGATGAAAGCGGGATTCCCGCCACGGCCGAAGGGCGGGTGCAGATCGCCCGCAAGATCATGGAAACCGCCGCAACTTACGGTATCGCGCCCGAAAATCTGCTGGTGGACCCGCTGGTAATGACCATCAGCGCGGGACAAGAGAACGCCGCCGTCACGCTGGAAGCGCTGGAACGTATCCACCGGGAACTGGGGCTGCACACATCGCTGGGTGTTTCCAATGTTGCGTTCGGTCTGCCGGAGCGCGAAAAGCTCAACGCGGCCTTTTTTACCATGGCGCTGCAGCGTGGACTGGACGCCGCAATCGTCAACCCCAAGTCGCAAGCCATGATGGATGTTTACCGGGCATATCGGGCGCTGTCCGGAAAAGATGAACAGTGCATGGAATATATTGCGGCTTACAGCGGCCAGAAGGAAAAAACCGCGCCGCTGTCACACGGGGAGATCATTTCGCTGTTCGACGCGATCGTGACCGGACTGAAGACAAGTGCGGCGGAGGCGGCCGAACAACTGGTGGTAACCAAGCAGCCGCTGGACATTATCGAGGAGCAACTCATCCCCGCGCTTGATCAGGTGGGGTATGATTTTGAAACGGGCGTGCTGTTTCTGCCGCAGCTGCTGATGAGTGCGGAAGCCGCCCGCGCCGCCTTTGAAGTACTGCGCGGCAAGCTGGACGTGGACGGGCAGAAAACCCGCAAGGCCAAAGTCATTCTGGCCACTGTAAAAGGTGATATTCACGACATCGGCAAAAACATCGTCAAGATTTTGCTGCAAAACTACAGCTATGAGGTGATTGATCTCGGTAAGAACGTGCTGCCTGCCGATGTGGTGAAAACTGCGCGGAACGAACAGGTGCATCTGGTGGGGTTAAGCGCGCTGATGACCACTACCGTGGAAAATATGGAGGAGACCATCCGGCAATTGCGCAAGGATGTGCCCGCATGCAAGATTATGGTGGGCGGCGCGGTGCTCAATGCGGAATACGCTGCCCGCATCGGTGCGGATTTTTACGCCAAAGATGCCATGGGAGCCGTCCGTTATGCAGAACAGCTGTTTGAAGATACGGTCGGCTGA
- the bioB gene encoding biotin synthase BioB encodes MNTLYANLLKHAEAVLSGGNITANNALALSEAEGSDLFLLCALANKIRETFTGNAVDLCSVINAKSGGCTEDCAFCAQSAHHRTNAPCHPLLDEDVIVEMAIRREQAGAKHCDIATSGLGYTGDEPDFQHILSAFRKMREKTSLKICACLGTLTEQAVRALKDCRVERYNHNLETSRSFYSHVSTTHGYDERVQTIRFAKQAGLEVCSGMIIGMGETMAQRIEHAYLLKELDVDAVPVNLLSPVPGTRMENQKPIEPLEALKTFAILRFILPDKNIRYAGGRENGLKTLQPFGLVSGLNGMLIGDYLTLGGQAASSDIEMLEALHLSR; translated from the coding sequence TTGAATACCCTATATGCAAATCTGTTAAAGCACGCCGAAGCCGTATTGTCCGGAGGAAATATCACCGCGAACAATGCGCTTGCGCTTTCAGAAGCAGAAGGAAGCGACCTGTTCCTGCTCTGCGCACTTGCCAATAAAATCCGCGAAACGTTCACGGGAAATGCAGTCGATCTGTGCTCGGTCATCAACGCGAAATCCGGCGGCTGCACGGAAGACTGTGCATTTTGTGCACAATCGGCACACCATCGCACCAACGCTCCCTGCCATCCGTTGCTGGACGAGGATGTGATCGTGGAAATGGCCATCCGGCGCGAACAGGCTGGCGCAAAACACTGCGATATCGCCACCAGCGGACTTGGCTACACCGGCGACGAACCGGATTTCCAACATATTTTGTCCGCATTCCGGAAGATGCGGGAAAAGACTTCCTTGAAAATCTGTGCCTGCTTGGGCACACTGACTGAACAAGCTGTCCGGGCATTGAAAGATTGTAGAGTGGAACGATATAACCACAATCTGGAAACTTCCCGGAGTTTTTACTCCCATGTGTCAACCACACATGGATATGATGAACGGGTGCAGACCATCCGCTTTGCCAAGCAGGCCGGCCTGGAGGTCTGCTCCGGCATGATTATCGGCATGGGGGAAACAATGGCACAGCGCATCGAACATGCATACCTGCTCAAAGAACTGGATGTGGACGCCGTACCGGTGAACCTCCTGAGTCCCGTGCCGGGCACGCGGATGGAAAACCAAAAACCGATCGAACCGCTCGAAGCGCTGAAAACCTTTGCCATTCTGCGTTTTATCTTGCCGGACAAGAACATCCGGTATGCGGGCGGCCGGGAAAACGGCCTGAAAACCCTGCAACCGTTCGGCCTGGTTTCCGGGCTGAATGGCATGCTGATCGGTGATTACCTGACTCTTGGCGGACAAGCCGCCTCCAGCGACATAGAGATGCTGGAGGCGTTGCATTTGTCCCGTTGA